In the genome of Chiloscyllium plagiosum isolate BGI_BamShark_2017 chromosome 33, ASM401019v2, whole genome shotgun sequence, one region contains:
- the LOC122539619 gene encoding vegetative cell wall protein gp1-like: MVAAYPVLPYPALPYPALPYPALPYPALPYPALPYPALPYPALPYPALPYPALPYPALPYPALPYPALPYPALPYPALPYPALPYPALPYPALPYPALPYPALPYPALPYPALPYPALPYPALPYPALPYPALPYPALPYPALPYPALPYPALPYPALPYPALPYPALPYPALPYPALPYPALPYPALPYPALPYPALPYPALPYPALPYPALPYPALPYPALPYPALPYPALPYPALPYPALPYPALPYPALPYPALPYPALPYPALPYPALPYPALPYPALPYPALPYPALPYPALPYPALPYPALPYPALPYPALPYPALPYPALPYPALPYPALPYPALPYPALPYPALPYPALPYPALPYPALPYPALPYPAFFTMHHRDEKIENG; encoded by the exons ATGGTTGCAGCATACCCTGTCCTGCCATACCCTGCCCTGCCATACCCTGCCTTGCCATACCCTGCCTTGCCATACCCTGCCTTGCCATACCCTGCCTTGCCATACCCTGCCCTGCCATACCCTGCCCTGCCATACCCTGCCTTGCCATACCCTGCCCTGCCATACCCTGCCTTGCCATACCCTGCCCTGCCATACCCTGCCTTGCCATACCCTGCCCTGCCATACCCTGCCTTGCCATACCCTGCCCTGCCATACCCTGCCTTGCCATACCCTGCCCTGCCATACCCTGCCTTGCCATACCCTGCCTTGCCATACCCTGCCTTGCCATACCCTGCCTTGCCATACCCTGCCTTGCCATACCCTGCCTTGCCATACCCTGCCTTGCCATACCCTGCCTTGCCATACCCTGCCTTGCCATACCCTGCCTTGCCATACCCTGCCTTGCCATACCCTGCCTTGCCATACCCTGCCTTGCCATACCCTGCCTTGCCATACCCTGCCTTGCCATACCCTGCCTTGCCATACCCTGCCTTGCCATACCCTGCCTTGCCATACCCTGCCTTGCCATACCCTGCCTTGCCATACCCTGCCTTGCCATACCCTGCCTTGCCATACCCTGCCTTGCCATACCCTGCCTTGCCATACCCTGCCTTGCCATACCCTGCCTTGCCATACCCTGCCTTGCCATACCCTGCCTTGCCATACCCTGCCTTGCCATACCCTGCCTTGCCATACCCTGCCTTGCCATACCCTGCCTTGCCATACCCTGCCTTGCCATACCCTGCCTTGCCATACCCTGCCTTGCCATACCCTGCCTTGCCATACCCTGCCTTGCCATACCCTGCCTTGCCATACCCTGCCTTGCCATACCCTGCCTTGCCATACCCTGCCTTGCCATACCCTGCCTTGCCATACCCTGCCCTGCCATACCCTGCCTTGCCATACCCTGCCTTGCCATACCCTGCCTTGCCATACCCTGCCTTGCCATACCCTGCCTTGCCATACCCTGCCTTGCCATACCCTGCCTTGCCATACCCTGCCTTGCCATACCCTGCCTTGCCATACCCTGCCTTGCCATACCCTGCCTTGCCATACCCTGCCTTGCCATACCCTGCCTTGCCATACCCTGCCTT CTTCACAATGCATCACAGAGATGAGAAGATTGAAAATGGTTGA